The following coding sequences are from one Acidobacteriota bacterium window:
- a CDS encoding histidine phosphatase family protein — MKRLVVIRHAKSSWKDPGSRDFDRPLNKRGKADAPEMGRRLARRSLGPDRLLSSPARRAIRTAEVIADAIGFPAGRITRMDRLYGAGVVDLIGILRGLDDADQTIFLVGHNPGLTDLVNFLCTSFLDNLPTCGLFCADFEISSWKEIDRHRGRCVFMDFPKHPPA; from the coding sequence ATGAAGCGACTGGTTGTCATCCGCCATGCCAAGTCCAGTTGGAAAGATCCCGGGTCGAGGGATTTCGACCGGCCTCTGAACAAGCGCGGCAAGGCCGACGCCCCCGAAATGGGCCGGCGGCTGGCCCGGCGCTCCCTGGGTCCGGACCGCCTGCTCTCCAGCCCGGCCAGGCGGGCCATCCGGACGGCCGAGGTCATTGCCGACGCCATTGGATTTCCTGCCGGGCGCATCACTCGCATGGACCGGCTCTACGGCGCCGGGGTCGTCGACCTGATCGGCATCCTCCGGGGACTGGACGATGCCGATCAGACGATCTTTCTGGTCGGGCACAACCCGGGGTTGACCGACCTGGTCAACTTCCTCTGCACCTCATTCCTCGACAACCTTCCCACCTGTGGCCTGTTCTGCGCCGATTTCGAGATTTCTTCCTGGAAGGAGATCGACCGGCATCGGGGAAGGTGTGTCTTCATGGACTTCCCCAAGCACCCTCCGGCCTAG